tgcccaactcggagagggtggagaggaggatctgatggttcacagtatcaaaggcagccgataggtctagaaggatgagagcagaggagagagagttagctttagcagtgcggagcgcctccgtgacacagagaagagcagtctcagttgaatgactagtcttgaaacctgactgatttggatcaagaaggtcattctgagagagatagcaggagagctggccaaggacggcacgttcaagagttttggagagaaaagaaagaagggatactggtctgtagttgttgacatcggagggatcgagtgtaggttttttcagaaggggtgcaactctcgctctcttgaagacggaagggacgtagccagcggtcaaggatgagttgatgagcgaggtgaggtaagggagaaggtctccggaaatggtctggagaagagaggaggggatagggtcaagcgggcaggttgttgggcggccggccgtcacaagacgcgagatttcatctggagagagaggggagaaagaggtcaaagcacagggtagggcagtgtgagcagaaccagcggtgtcgtttgacttagcaaacgagcatcggatgtcgtcgaccttcttttcaaaatggttgacgaagtcatccgcagagagggaggagggggagggagggggaggaggattcaggagggaggagaaggtggcaaagagcttcctagggttagaggcagatgcttggaatttagagtggtagaaagtggctttagcagcagagacagaagaggagaatgtagagaggagggagtgaaaggatgccaggtccgcagggaggcgagttttccttcatttccgctcggctgcccggagccctgttctgtgagctcgcaatgagtcgtcgagccacggagcaggaggggaggaccgagccggcctgggggataggggacatagagagtcaaaggatgcagaaagggatgagaggagggttgaggaggcagaatcaggagataggttggagaaggtttgagcagagggaagagatgataggatggaagaggagagagtagcgggggagagagagcgaaggttgggacggcgcgataccatccgagtaggggcagtgtgggaagtgttggatgagagcgagagggaaagggaaaaggatacaaagtagtggtcggagacttggaggggagttgcaatgagattagtggaagaacagcatctagtaaagatgaggtcaagcgtattgcctgccttgtgagtagggggggaaggtgagagggtgaggtcaaaagaggagaggagtggaaagaaggaggcagagaggaatgagttaaaggtagacgtggggaggttaaagtcacccagaactgtgagaggtgagccatcctcaggaaaggaactcatcaaggcgtcaagctcattgatgaactctccaagggaacctggggggcgataaatgataaggatgttaagcttgaaagggctggtaactgtgacagcatggaattcaaaggaggcgatagacagatgggtcaggggagaaagagagaatgtccacttgggagagatgaggatcccagtgccaccaccccgctgaccagaagctctcggggtgtgcgagaacacgtgggcagacgaggagagagcagtaggagtagcagtgttatctgtggtaatccatgtttccgtcagtgccaagaagtcgagggactggagggaagcataggctgagatgaactctgccttgttggccgcagatcggcagttccagaggctgccggagacctggaactctaCGTGGGTCATGCGCGCTGGAACCACCAGGTTAGTGTGGCGGCGGCCACGccgtgtgaagcgtttgtatggtctgtgcagagaggagagaagagggatagacagacacatagttgacaggctacagaagaggctacgctaatgcaaaggagattggaatgacaagtggactacacgtctcgaatgttcagaaagttaagcttacgttgcaaaacatcttattgactaaaatgatacagtgctgctggctggctggtgaagtaggctagctagcagtggctgcgttgttgacttagtttgaaagtgtagctggctaggtagcctcggtaactggctaggtaaccttgacaattactcaaaactacacaattatcttggatacaaagacagcaaagacagcaaagacaactatgtagctagctaacactaatcaagtcgttccgttgtaatgtaatggtttctacagtgctgctattcggtagacggtagacgttggctagctggctagctggctagctgctagcagtgttgactacgttgaCTACGTTAGAGGGActaaaatagctggctagctcgGTAATTacaataattactctaaactacacaattatctttgatacaaagacggctatgtagctagctaagatcagaccGTTGTagtgaaatgtaatactacctgcggagcgaaatgcgaaatgcgaccactcgctccaaACCGGAAGTTCAATATTTatacgaaaatagctggctagctaacctcggtaattacgataattactctaagCTACACAATTATCCTGGATacaagacagcaaagacaactatgtagctagctaacactacattaatcaagtcgttccgttgtaatgtaatagttttctacagtgctgctattcggtagacggtagacgttggctagctggctagctgctagcAGTTAGCAGTGTTGACGTTACGTTAGaagaacgaaaatagctggctagctcggtaattacgataattactctaaactacacaattatctttgatacaaagacggctatgtagctagctaagatcagaccgttgtactgtaatgaaatgtaatactacctgtaaTACTACCTGCTGCTGCAGATACTGCAGGATTTTgtcacaactacagaccacactgagctacttagctaattgatcagttcagtgatttcctaaattcaacacacctggtcttccaggttgCTTAAGTGCCTGCAACACTCTAGGACCAGGGTTCCCTACTACACTGTACAGTAGGTGCAGTACTTCCCAACCCTCTCCTCTGGGACACCAGACAGGCACACCTGCATCAATTAGTCAAGGGGTTGATGGTTAGTAGACTGAATCAGGTGTGCCAGATTAGGTCTAAAACCAAAATGTGAAACGTCTGTAGGTCCCTGATGAGAGGGTTGGGAAACCCTGAACTGGGGGCATGAAGCATTACTGTAGTGCTGCGTTCCATTATTCTGGGTGATTGAGTAGTGGTATATTTTCTATTAGTATTCCAGTcctgaatcagtccctgattagaggagaaGGATGATGATGAGGTTGAAGGGTCTTTCTGTACTGTTACTATGGGAACCTTTATTCAGTATCAGCAGTGGTGTTGCTGGTGTTGGTCATGTTCACACATAGATCAGCATGGAAGAAGTGTGAACAAACAATTCTCAGAAgtaatttggtgtgtgtgtgtttgtgtgtgtgtgtgtgtgtgtgtgtgtgtgtgtgtgtgtgtgtgcgttcactGTGCTATGGTGTTTGATGGGTACTTGTGCCTGTTCTCAGCATGAGAGGCGGGACTGTGAAAGTAACCACAAGAGCACTGGTATTACAAGGCCCCTGAAAGTTTAACATTTGAATGCTGATTCTGTATCTTACAAGTTGCCAtttgaccaatacattttgacaTCATGGCAAGACACAAGATCCTAACCTTTACTGTGATGTATTTCGTCCAGGCATGGATTTTGGGTCTGGACTCCAAGATGGTAAGATACTACActattttgagagagagagagtgaaagaggaaaaTCACAGGCAAAATGTTAGTATGGACAAAGttaagtgtcacgggactcgtctgaaggtaacagATACCGGTTTTAAAAATGACCCGAAGaatgaaggtagttttgtgcctaccccaAAAAAGGCGTTATAGATGtgtaaagaaatatatatatacatttcctGAGTTTTCTTATATCTCCTGGCTTTAGGAccgacacttcaaaaccttgtttttTCTGATTCATTTTTTGACTGCTTTCTGCCATTGATGAATGTCTTatccaatgtgtttctatggggtTAGAAGGAAAGGCCAAAAACATTACATTTTTcatcatattattattactaattattatatattttttgatacctaaagggatcctaaaattcaaaatcaaatagataaacgatccatagtatgaccatcttaaaacaattccatgtcaACTCAGCACCTCCCACCCCAAAGTCTTAAACTCTAAATAAATAACTAACAGACTGACAGCTGTCTCTCATCATAATAATATTATCTGCATTTTCTAGTTTCACACCTGTTTGtctatttttctctcttccaTTCACTAAAGGTCAGTCTCCCTCTGCATGGTCTAAAATCCAACTTCCCCTTAAACATGGCTCCAGACTCTGTTGATGACTCCTACAAGGGCTGTGAGGAGAAGATGCTCAGGAAGGTGCATGACTATTACCTGCCAAAAGAGAGACGAGAGAACAAAGATTTCAACCAGGCTTGGACCGCTGCTGAGGACCATTACAGAAAAAAAGGAAAACTGCCTAAAAACTATTCCCTGGCAATCCAGGTGTATGTGAATGCAACATCAAACATTTACAGGTCATTCAACGCTGCCACTCGTACCCAAAAGGAGAGCTACAAAACTGTGTTCAAGTACCACTCCCTGCACTTCTTTTTGACCAATGCCTTACGAATGCTGAACAAGAACAACAAGAACAAGACTTTCCAAACCTTCCGTGGATCTAAAGACGCTTTTGAGGGTGTCCAATATGATGAAATGCGATTCGGACAGTTCACGTCGAGCTCTTTAGACAAGACTATCACTAAACACTTTGGAAATCGCTCCTGTTTTGAGATCACCACCTACCTTGGTGCCTCACTGGGGGAGTACGCATCTCAGATGGCTCATGAGAAGGAGGTGCTTATTCCCCCCTACGAGGTGTTCAAAATTACAGAGGTGCTGAAGAGAACAGACAAGAAAGACCTCTGGTGTGATGTCGTTTACAAACTGAAGAGTACTAAGAAAGGACAAAGTGACCTGAATTGCAGTTTGTTTAAACCACTCCAAGGAGAATAAAATTAAACCAGCAACACAGCTTTTCTGCATTCTGTCAAATTATGACattttgtgttgtattgtagattgTATTGTAACCCTTGGCTTCCCCATCCATTGTTGCTCCCTCCCACAAATGCAGGAAATATGATTGTCAGATCTGTCCTGTTATAAATGTTGGACACATTGTTTGTTAGATTGTTAACATTTCCTCTGCCAGTGAATTGGCATTTGTTGTCATGTGCACTGCAACTTTTGTTAAAACCAATAAAGAAAAGCATTCAGCAATATTACATCTCCTGCCCTTTTTATCCACCACCTGTAAgggtctgggtgtagctggtgcagaggagtcaggcgcaggacagcagagatgagtaataaaAGTAACTTTACTCAACATTACCAAATACATGTAGATATACCAAGCCCACACAAAAGGACTGAAATACataaaacaaacacgcacaaaaaccatggggaaaacagagggttaaatagtgaacatgtaattggggaattgaaaccaggtgtgtaaaacaaagacaaaacaaatggaaaatgaaaagtggatcggcgatggctagaaggccggcgacgtcgaccgccgaacgccgcccgaacaaggagagggaccgacatCGGCGGAATTCGTGACACTGCCTGTACATCTGCTATAAAGATATTAATGACAGCTCACTTGAAGTAAATGTGTTTGTTCTCAGATATAATTAGAAGTGGCTACAAAGATATTTAGATTCAAAGAAAgattagggagggagggagggagggagggagggagggagggagggagggagggagggagggagggagggagggagagggagggagatcagTAGCAGGGTTAGATGTTTTCTGTAGGTCAGAGCTCAATCTATCAACCACAACGAGGAGAGAGCTGTCTCGTTCCCGGCCAACTATATTGCAGTTGAGTTGCACGCATCAACAAATGAGCATCAGATTGCTATACCATATGATTTGGTTAACTGATATGTTAAACACCTATCCAGGAGTTGTGAGTTCTGTCAGGTGTTTGCAATGTAGTCAGCCTGGAACCTTGCCAATGTTATGAGAGGGGTGGGAGGAGAAAGGGGCCGGGGTTCAGTAATCGAGAATCCTTTCAGCCGCCATTGTGTTCACTAACAGAGACAACAGAGGCCACAGGGAGGCAGTGAACAATCATACAACCTACTGTCTATCCACTTTGACACTAAACTGTTGCTTTGACAACTGTTGCTTTGACAACGGGGGGTAGGGGGGGGAGTACTAAGCTAACATGCTGCAGTTATTtgtagctatttgatttggaactTTACGACTATAGTCcacagaaacacattgaataacacattcataaatggcaaaacatttaaataaaaatgaCATCTAAAGGAAAAAGGTTTGGAAGTGTCTGTCCtagatattgtcacgccctgaccttagatatctctgtttttctatatattttggttaggtcagggtgtgactagggtgggtactctagtttttgtatgtctatggtttttGTATGTCATtaggtttttgtatgtctatgttggcctgatatggttcccaatcagagacagctgtttatcgttgtctctgattggggatcatatttaggtagccattttccttaTTTGTGCTGTGGGATCTTGTCTAAGTATAGTTGCCTTAGTGCACATCAGTAGCTTCATGTTTCatttggttgtttgttgttttgttcagtgagtttcgatttattaaaattatgtggaactttactcacgctgcgccttggtccgatccttacgacgaacgtgacagatataagaaagctcaggaaaaaaaaaatatatatatatattaactgACTTTCCGAGGTGTCATAAAAATAAAATCACCCCCTTCCACAACGTAAAACAATATTTACACTTGACCCTCCCCTTGTACTGTCAAAAAATGTGCAGACCCTCCCAATATTACAATTAATAAAACAAATTGTAGCAATATGTTTTTCAACATATTGCTAGTTATTGCAATTTGTGGTGGTAATACATTTGTTTAGTTAATTTTAAAATTGGGAGGGTCTGCACATTTTTTTGACAGTACAAGGGGAGGGTCAAGTGTAAATATTTTTTTACGGAGCATCAGATACAGGCTACTTAATTAATACTCTTTATTATGTTAATATTTTCTGTATATCACTGATCATTCCACAACCCCAACCAATGTACCATAAAGAAATCTGAACTGTCCTTCTTTCcgttgttgtcacgccctggccttagttatctttgttttctttattattttagtttggtcagggtgtgacatgggggatgtttttGTCTCgtatagggtgtttgtattgtctaggttttttttgtagatttcatggggttgtgttcagtgtaggtgtttatgtaagtctatggttgcctagattggttctcaattagagacagctgtctatcgttgtctctgattgggagccatatttaggcagccatagtcattaggtaggttgtgggtaattgtctatgtgtaagttgccagtgtctgcacttatttgtcttgtatagcttcacggtcgttcggtttgttgttttgtttagtttgtgttAGTGTTCTTCATCTTTCTGAAATAAATAcaaagatgtatttatatcacaatgcgccttggtcctctccttcacccgaagacgatcgtgacagttgtaATGATCCAGTTATAACCAGTTTGACCCATAATAGTTAGTGTTGTCCTCTTTGGTCATTTTTTGACAtcatttatatattttaaatttttattttaacctttatttaactaggcaagtcagttaaaaacattcttatttacaatgacggcctaccaaaaggcaaaatgcctcatgcggggatgggggctggggaaaaatatatatatttaaatataggacaaaacacacatcacgacaagaaagacaacactacataaagagagacctaagacaacaacatagctaggcagcaacacatgacaacacagcatggtagcaacacaacatggtagcagcacaaaatatggtacaaacattattgggtacagacaacagcacaaagggcaagaaggtagagacaatacatcacacaaagcagccacaacagtcagtaagagtgtccatgattgagtctttgaagagattgagataaaactgtccagtttgagtgtttgttgcagcttgttccagtcgccagctgcagcgaactgaaaatacgagtgacccagggatgtgtgtgctttggggacctttaacagaaagtgactggcagaacgggtggaGGATGgtggctgcagtagatatctcagataggggggagtgaggcctaagagggttttatgaataagcatcaaccagtgggtcttgtgatgggtatacagagatgaccagtttacagaggagtatagagtgcctTGACGTGTCCTAAGgaacattggtggcaaatctgatggccgaatggtaaagaacacctagccgctcgagagcacccttacctgccgatctataaattatgtctccgtaaacTAGCATGGgaaggatggtcatctgaatcagggttagtttgtcTTAATGATTTCATAAGTTAAAGTAAGTTGATATAAGTTAATAAATTCATATTCAGCGTTATACTACCTTCCACCGATGTCCAATGAGAACCAAAGTAACTTTCCCTCTTTCTGTTGTAATGATCCTGTTAAAAACTTTtaacctgcattgcttgctcagataacctgtctagccccgctAGCGGAatcccccccacattccactgaaaaggcagcgcgtgaaattcaaaaatatttttttgaaatactttcacacattaacaagtccaatacagcaaatgaaagataaacatcgtgtgaatccagccaacatgtccgattttttaaatgttttacagcgaacaccccacgtatatttatgttagctcaccaccaaatacaaaaaagctcagacatttctttcacagcacaggtagcttgcacaaaacccccaaatagagatagaattaatcactaacctttgaaattcttcatcagataagtcatataacatcatgttacacaatacatttatgttttgttcgataatgtgcatatatatatataaaaaaaatctcagtttacattggcgcgttacatgcagtaatgttttgattccaaaacatctggtgattttgcagaaatactcataataaacattgataaaagatgcaagtgttattcacataattcaagataaacttatcctctatgcaacagctgtgtcagatttcaaaataaactctACGGAAAAAgtttaatctgagaacggcgtttagagcacaatccagccaaagaaataatCGCCATTTTGGTgtcaacaaaagctacaaaaacaatataaatatgcacttaccttcgaataacttcatcagaaggcactcccaggattcccagatcgacaataaatgactgaaaagttccataaagcccatcatttagccacttgttgttagcatgttcatcccAGGAATCCATTTCATGACGCACGAACAATccatccagacaaaaactcaaaaagttccgttacaggtcgtagaaacaggtcaaatgatgtttgcaatccatatttagtatgtgttttacattaatcatcaataaggatccaaccggagaatttcattgtctgcaGAAAGAGCATTGGCacgagagctctctctctccctcgcgtgCAAATCCTGACTGAGAATTCTGACGACCACTCACTAAaacagctcctatgagcccctcctttatagtagaataataagactaaaatctaaagatggcgacatctagtggaagccctaggcagtGTTTGTTCAGCCATATCTACAAGGGGTACCATTTGACACGGTTTTGAAAATCGActtctcatttcctgttttgacctcttctcaggtttttgtctgccaaatgagttctgttatacttacagaaataattcaaacagttttagaatcttcagagtgttttctatacaatagtaataataatatgcatgtattaccttctgggacagagtaggaggaaatttcgtttgggcacgcaatttgttcaaagtggaaacactgccccctatccctatgaAGTTCTAAAATCAAAACTGTACTTCTGGAAATTGTAAAGTAGTTTGTTGAAATTGAATCTAATGGTAATGTGTGATTTGTTAACATTTGTAGGTATGTGCACTGTGTTATTTTAAATCCACCATTATGTTACCTATTCCCTCCACCCCATTAATATTGTGTTTATATCCACCCTTACCTTACCGATTCCCTCCACCGCATCAATATTGTGTTTATATTCACCATTATGATACCGATTCCCTCCACCCCATCAATATTGTGTTTATGTTCACCATTATGACACCGATTCCCTCCACCCCATCAATATTGTGTTTATATTCACCATTATGATACCGATTCCCTCCACCCCATCAATATTGTGTTTATATTCACCA
This genomic window from Salvelinus namaycush isolate Seneca chromosome 8, SaNama_1.0, whole genome shotgun sequence contains:
- the LOC120052001 gene encoding ecto-ADP-ribosyltransferase 5-like codes for the protein MARHKILTFTVMYFVQAWILGLDSKMVSLPLHGLKSNFPLNMAPDSVDDSYKGCEEKMLRKVHDYYLPKERRENKDFNQAWTAAEDHYRKKGKLPKNYSLAIQVYVNATSNIYRSFNAATRTQKESYKTVFKYHSLHFFLTNALRMLNKNNKNKTFQTFRGSKDAFEGVQYDEMRFGQFTSSSLDKTITKHFGNRSCFEITTYLGASLGEYASQMAHEKEVLIPPYEVFKITEVLKRTDKKDLWCDVVYKLKSTKKGQSDLNCSLFKPLQGE